ATGCTGTTCGGGGCCATTTCGGGCTCGGCAGCCGCCTCGGCATCGGCAATAGGAAGCATGATGACCCCCAAGATGGTGGAGGAGGGTTATGACAGACCGTTCTCGGCGGCGGTGAACATTACCTCGGCGACGACCGGACTGGTAATTCCGCCAAGCAACATCCTCATTGTCTACAGCCTTGCCAGCGGCGGTGTTTCGATCGCGGCCCTCTTTATCGCGGGGTATGTTCCGGGCATACTGACCGGACTGCTGCTGATGGGTGTGGCCGCCGCAATTGCCTACCGTAAGAATTACCCTGTCGGGGAAAGGACCGGTCTCCGCGCCGGGATTGTCAGGTTCTTCAGCGCCGTACCAAGCCTGTTGCTCCTGGTGATTGTGATCGGGGGCATACTTGCCGGCATCTTTACCGCCACCGAGGCCTCGGCCATTGCAGTGCTCTATGCACTGATACTTGCACTCATATACGGTGAGGTGCGCATAAAGGATCTTCCAGATATACTGTTGAAAAGCGTCAGGGTCACCTCCATCGTACTGCTGCTGGTGGCTGCATCAATCGGAATGTCCTGGGCGATGTCGTTCGCCAACATACCGCAGAATGTGAGCGAGGGACTGCTTTCCATCAGCACCAACAAGATAGTGATACTCCTTATCATTAATCTTATACTGCTGTTCGTGGGTGTATTCATGGACATGACCCCGGCAGTGCTGATATTCACCCCGATCTTCCTGCCGGTAGTGGCCGACCTGGGTGTCGATCCGGTTCATTTCGGGATAATCATGGTGGTTAACCTAACGGTGGGACTCTGTACCCCTCCGGTGGGTTCGCTTCTGTTTATAGGATGCAGCGTGGCAAACCTCAGCATCATGAAGGTTATCAGGCCCCTGATCCCGTTCTTCATCGCGATGATAGTGGCGCTGATGCTTATAACCTACATTCCCGCCCTCAGCCTCTGGCTGCCGCGACTGTTCGGGTTCTGATAATCCGGCTGCCAGGGTTGTTCAAGTCCTGATCCACAGGCTGCCGCGGCTGTTCGGGTTCTGAAAACAGCGTTCATCATATCCCGAGAAAATCATAAATGTTTTCCGGAGTGATAACGTTGCAATCGGCTTCAGGATAATTCCTGGTAAATGTCAATGGAAATTTGTATTTCCGCACAGGATTCCATTTCAACTCAAAAGCCTTAAGCTTGCCGTCATGGTCTTCGATATAATCAACCTCCTGCTGCTGGGTTGTTCGCCAGAAATAGCGTCTTGCGTATATTTTGTTGTAATGCAGATATTTTAAACGCTCAGAAATAAAATAGTTTTCCCAGAGGGCCCCGATGTCTGTTCTTGTTTCCAAAGGACTGAAATTACTTAAAATAGCATTCCTGACCCCGTTGTCATAAAAGTATATCTTCCGGCTTTTTTTCAGCTCGTTCCTTGCATTTCGACTGAATGAACGCAACCGGAAGATTATAAATGCCTTCTCAAGCAGGCTTAGATACCGTTGTACAGTGTGCGAATCTGTTCCCAGGACCTGCGCAAGTTCGTTGTATGATACCTCTGATGCAAGCTGAAGAGCTACAGCTTCCAGTAACCTATCAATAAATTCAGGTTTACGGATATCCTGATACATGAAAACATCTTTGAACAGGTAGCTGCTGACGAGGTTATTCAAGATTTCCGGTTCGGCCCCCGGATTATTAACCACATCAGGATAAGAGCCAAAAACAATAAGATTATTGAGCCTCCGGCTCGTCTCAACATATCCGTAATGGTCAGTCAGCTCTTTAATTGAAAGTGGAAACAGAAGGTATTCAAATTTTCTGCCTGTAAGAGGCTCATTGACCATATTGGAAAGATCGAGGGCAGAAGATCCTGTCACGATTAGTTGAACATCCGGCAACTGATCAATGACTATTTTAAGTGTCAGACCGATATTCAATACGCGTTGGGCCTCATCAATCATTACCAGTCTGTGTTTGCCCACCAACCTTCTTAATACTGCAATTCCGGGTTCTGTCAGCTGCTTTCGTATATCATTGCTATCGCAATTTAGAATCAAAGCTTTTTCAGAGGTCCTGCTTTCAAGCATTGCAAGCAGAGTGGATTTTCCTACCTGTCGGGGACCCAGAATTATCAATGCTTTCCCTGTAAACAACTTCTCATTAACAATACTTTCCAGCAGTCTGGTTACCATACCCTGTCAATTTTTCAAAACCTCTTAAATACTTATTCTCCGGTAAGTCAACAAACAAGCCTCAAATATACATAATTCTGAGTTATAACTCAATATTATTATAATATATTTGAGTCGTAACTCAAAATTATTATACTATGATTCAGGGTCTGATCAGATCGCTGTAACTGATAAGTTCGATGCCAAGTTCACTGATGGCTTCAATGACCCGCCGGTCGGTAAATACCCTGGTAACTCCCTCACGGTCGGCTGCCACATCTTCATAACCTGTATGGCCAAGGGCGCGGATCTCGGGGGTGTCGTAAGCGGGGTGCTCGACAAAAAGCCATGTTCCGGGCTCCAGGTTGCGAAGGTTCCGGATAAAGATCTCCACCCGTTTCTCCAGATCCCTTTCCCGGCCCCAGCCGGGCATACGCCCTACACCCAGTTCCTCGGGAAATATGCGGAGACCGTATTCATCGGCCAGCCTCCCCCACAGTTCCCTTACATCATCGTGCCACTGCCCGCACCCCATATGGCCGGTTATATGTGTTGCGCGGGGCACGTGCCTGAGGCCCATCTCTATCTGCGCCCTGAACTCCGCCTCAATCTCTTCCAGGCACCAGTCCGCGTCACTCAGTACTTCATGCGGACCGAAATTGGGGTTGGGCCAGATCATCGGCAGGAAATAGCCGTCGGAACATGTAATGGAAGTTGCATTGGTAAGCGGCCTCCACTTCATCCTCTCCCATTCGCTGGTAAGGGTCAGGTGAAGTCCGACATTGACCTGCGGATTTTCATCAAGAAGTCTGACGGCATCGGGAAACCAGGCTACCGGCATCATCAGCTCGACTGTGGTAACTATCCCGTTCAGATAGCTGTCGATTACCGCTTCGTTGACCGAACGTGCAACGCCAATATCGTCGGCGCGGACGATGAGCCTGACGCTTCCCTTATCACGGCCATCAACCCAGGCACTGACTGACAGGATCAAAATGATCAGCATCATTAATCTGCTTATATTTTTATAATTATGGTCAGATGGAATTAGCCCTGCAAGCTTCATTTTTGTGTGCGCTAAAAATCTTAAAATGGCTTTCTTCATTTCACGAGGTTTTTGGTTCGGAGGCTGTTCTGCTTATGATACATATGGTTAGCCTCTGCGAAGCTTAATGCTTTTATCAAATAACCTCCCCAAGATAATGCCAATCTTTGAAAAAAACGTACATTTATCTCATTCTTCCATTCAATCACTCAAATTCCAAAACCTTTCAAAAATGTCAGAATCAAAAAAAATCAACCGGCGGCAGTTCCTGGGTATGACCGGCTCTGCTGTTGCGCTTACCGTGGTACCCCGCCATGTACTGGGCGGGGCAAACTATGTGGCTCCAAGTGATAAGATCAATCTCGGACTTATCGGGTGCGGAACCCAGCAGATAAGAGAACTCACCTCGCTTATCACCGACGAAAGAGTACAGGTAGTATCAATATGCGACCCTGCAAAGAACCCGGTGGGCTACGCGGACTGGTCGCCGAACGGGATAAGGAACTCCGTCAGGCAGCTTCTGGGTGACTCCTCATGGGGGGCAAATATCAAAGGAATACCTGCTGGCAGGGATATGTGTAAAGAGGTAGTGGACAAATATTATTCAAATGTAAGACCCGGAGGCAGCTACAGGGGCTGCACCGCCTACTCCGATTTCAGGGAGATGCTTGAGAAGGAGCGCGACATGGACACGGTTAAGATCATAACGCCCGACCATCAGCATGGCATCCAGGCAATCATGTCGATGAAGAAGGGCAAGAACGTGATCATGCACAAACCCGTCGCGAACATTGTGCATGAGGCACGTCAGACAGTCAAGACCGCCCGGGAGACAGGGGTGGTGACCCATCTGCTGGCCTGGGCAGGCAGAAACCAGTATGATGTTGTGAAGGACTGGATAGACCAGGGAGCCATCGGAACCCTCAAAGAGATCCACAACTGGTCCTTCCGCCCGGTTTGGCCACAGTGGCCGCAACTGCCGGAGGACAGGCCCCCGGTGCCAGAGGGATTTGACTGGGATCTGTGGCTGGGCCCGGTGCCCGACAGGCCCTACCATCCCAATTTTACCCATAATGTTTATCGCGGATGGTACGATTTCGGCGCAGGCAGCGTAGCCGATATGGGCATATACAGCCTGTGGCCCGTCTTCACTAAATTCGGCATCACCGTTCCGCCGGTAAGCATAGAAGCGCTGGGCACTACCACCAATATCATCACACCCGAAGCGACATGCCAGATGATTGTGAACCAGCACTCCTTCCCTCACTCATGCATCTTCAGGTGGAAGTTCAAGGCAAGGGGAAGTTCCCCGGCACTCGACCTTTTCTGGTACGACGGAGGTATGAAGCCTCACAACCCGCCTGAAATGGAGGCCGACGGCAATGAACTTCCAAGGGAAGGTATGATGTTCGTAGGCGACAAGGGCAAGATAATCGGGGGGTTCCATGCAAACAACCCGCGTATCATTCCCGAAAGCAGGATGATAGAGTTCACCGGCCAGGCCGATCCTCCGCCAACCTCAACACAAAGCGGTACCGATGTCTGGATAAACGCAGTGCTCAAAGGCGAGATGTCACCGGGAAGCTTCCAGAGCGTCGAGGTGTGCAATGAAACCACCCTGCTACCCGTAGTTGCACTAAAGGCAGGAAGGAAGGTCATCTACGACCCTGAAAAGATGGAAATAACAAACCCGCCCGATGCCAACCGCTTCCTCTACAGGGAAGCTTACCGCAGCGGGTGGGAGATCTGAAACCGGCAGATATCAGAAAACACCCAGGAGTAA
This genomic window from Marinilabiliales bacterium contains:
- a CDS encoding TRAP transporter large permease subunit produces the protein MEYLEIYVLVISFVFLLVLGVPIAYSIGISGSLTLLIHIMPLPAFTTFAQRMATGLDSFALLAIPFFILAGQLMNRGGIALRLIEFAKVLVGRLPGGLAFVNVMANMLFGAISGSAAASASAIGSMMTPKMVEEGYDRPFSAAVNITSATTGLVIPPSNILIVYSLASGGVSIAALFIAGYVPGILTGLLLMGVAAAIAYRKNYPVGERTGLRAGIVRFFSAVPSLLLLVIVIGGILAGIFTATEASAIAVLYALILALIYGEVRIKDLPDILLKSVRVTSIVLLLVAASIGMSWAMSFANIPQNVSEGLLSISTNKIVILLIINLILLFVGVFMDMTPAVLIFTPIFLPVVADLGVDPVHFGIIMVVNLTVGLCTPPVGSLLFIGCSVANLSIMKVIRPLIPFFIAMIVALMLITYIPALSLWLPRLFGF
- a CDS encoding ATP-binding protein produces the protein MVTRLLESIVNEKLFTGKALIILGPRQVGKSTLLAMLESRTSEKALILNCDSNDIRKQLTEPGIAVLRRLVGKHRLVMIDEAQRVLNIGLTLKIVIDQLPDVQLIVTGSSALDLSNMVNEPLTGRKFEYLLFPLSIKELTDHYGYVETSRRLNNLIVFGSYPDVVNNPGAEPEILNNLVSSYLFKDVFMYQDIRKPEFIDRLLEAVALQLASEVSYNELAQVLGTDSHTVQRYLSLLEKAFIIFRLRSFSRNARNELKKSRKIYFYDNGVRNAILSNFSPLETRTDIGALWENYFISERLKYLHYNKIYARRYFWRTTQQQEVDYIEDHDGKLKAFELKWNPVRKYKFPLTFTRNYPEADCNVITPENIYDFLGI
- a CDS encoding ChbG/HpnK family deacetylase; its protein translation is MKKAILRFLAHTKMKLAGLIPSDHNYKNISRLMMLIILILSVSAWVDGRDKGSVRLIVRADDIGVARSVNEAVIDSYLNGIVTTVELMMPVAWFPDAVRLLDENPQVNVGLHLTLTSEWERMKWRPLTNATSITCSDGYFLPMIWPNPNFGPHEVLSDADWCLEEIEAEFRAQIEMGLRHVPRATHITGHMGCGQWHDDVRELWGRLADEYGLRIFPEELGVGRMPGWGRERDLEKRVEIFIRNLRNLEPGTWLFVEHPAYDTPEIRALGHTGYEDVAADREGVTRVFTDRRVIEAISELGIELISYSDLIRP
- a CDS encoding gfo/Idh/MocA family oxidoreductase, whose protein sequence is MSESKKINRRQFLGMTGSAVALTVVPRHVLGGANYVAPSDKINLGLIGCGTQQIRELTSLITDERVQVVSICDPAKNPVGYADWSPNGIRNSVRQLLGDSSWGANIKGIPAGRDMCKEVVDKYYSNVRPGGSYRGCTAYSDFREMLEKERDMDTVKIITPDHQHGIQAIMSMKKGKNVIMHKPVANIVHEARQTVKTARETGVVTHLLAWAGRNQYDVVKDWIDQGAIGTLKEIHNWSFRPVWPQWPQLPEDRPPVPEGFDWDLWLGPVPDRPYHPNFTHNVYRGWYDFGAGSVADMGIYSLWPVFTKFGITVPPVSIEALGTTTNIITPEATCQMIVNQHSFPHSCIFRWKFKARGSSPALDLFWYDGGMKPHNPPEMEADGNELPREGMMFVGDKGKIIGGFHANNPRIIPESRMIEFTGQADPPPTSTQSGTDVWINAVLKGEMSPGSFQSVEVCNETTLLPVVALKAGRKVIYDPEKMEITNPPDANRFLYREAYRSGWEI